The following proteins are encoded in a genomic region of Streptomyces sp. NBC_01723:
- a CDS encoding asparagine synthase-related protein, with protein MRWLVGWSSAAVGAAGITGAAGSAGATGYDGETVQPVGAQPLWGDPDPLWAVGDWRPDEVRVVDADPQTRIAVLGICGASDEQLRVALFAARGGALRHLTAWPGSYTAVVQVGRRITVCGDLAGARPVFHTPWSGGTAYATAALPLADLVEANLDFGHLAALLAAPDVPAALDDSTPYDGVKRVPPGHALILRAGAREIAGYEPVASLAVAAPSADPGRAVDGVRDALVEAVRTRLAAPRHVPGDGIDPGPVPGMGPAERRAARGMPVPGIGADLSGGPASGTLALLAAGLPGMPGTVLGHGTGAGERLLAVTFNDLAVGGQESELVRAGALAANPRLHHVVVTGGEDMLPYADLDGPLTDEPGSSLVAAARHRARLAAGSADHFTGYGARQVLDAHPARLADLLMDRKRRHLVRPVAALAKADGSVLVPARVYGAARRLARTPYRTGLEVLAERLLRRRFDALGDGAMDASLAALTWAGPGPAARWLTGEALAEVSVRLQTSSQRSGVGPGQRPGDFRARTALARQAADVRVLEQAAEIRFQRLHAPFLDNQVVRACRALPEALRVQPGARASILRTVLEGAGVSELPSGWGAPTQGLAASAARAGLRVSADSLLGLFDTPLLAQAGLVEARVVRKAVRAVAAGEALPLDGVADLVSLELWLRRLLARRGTCWTGTPARQRAVPGGIAPERGALGGAGAVVRRG; from the coding sequence ATGCGGTGGTTGGTGGGGTGGAGCAGCGCCGCCGTGGGAGCCGCGGGGATCACCGGCGCGGCCGGCTCCGCGGGCGCCACCGGGTACGACGGCGAGACCGTGCAGCCCGTCGGCGCCCAGCCGTTGTGGGGTGACCCCGACCCCCTGTGGGCGGTCGGCGACTGGCGCCCCGACGAGGTCCGCGTCGTCGACGCCGACCCGCAGACCCGGATCGCCGTCCTCGGCATCTGCGGCGCCTCCGACGAGCAGCTGCGGGTCGCCCTGTTCGCCGCGCGCGGCGGCGCCCTCCGGCACCTGACGGCGTGGCCCGGCAGCTACACGGCCGTCGTCCAGGTCGGGCGGCGGATCACCGTCTGCGGCGATCTCGCGGGCGCGCGGCCGGTGTTCCACACCCCCTGGTCCGGAGGCACCGCCTACGCGACCGCCGCGCTCCCCCTGGCCGACCTCGTCGAGGCCAACCTCGACTTCGGCCACCTCGCCGCGCTGCTCGCCGCGCCCGACGTGCCCGCCGCGCTGGACGACTCCACCCCGTACGACGGCGTCAAACGCGTTCCGCCGGGGCATGCGCTGATCCTGCGCGCCGGGGCGCGCGAGATCGCCGGGTACGAGCCGGTGGCCTCGCTCGCCGTCGCGGCGCCCTCCGCCGACCCCGGCCGCGCGGTGGACGGGGTGCGGGACGCGCTCGTGGAGGCCGTGCGCACCCGGCTCGCCGCACCGCGGCACGTCCCCGGCGACGGCATCGACCCCGGGCCCGTACCGGGCATGGGGCCCGCGGAACGGCGTGCCGCGCGCGGGATGCCCGTTCCGGGGATCGGGGCCGACCTGTCCGGCGGGCCGGCCTCGGGCACGCTGGCGCTGCTGGCCGCCGGGCTGCCGGGGATGCCGGGGACCGTGCTCGGGCACGGCACCGGGGCCGGGGAGCGGCTGCTGGCCGTCACCTTCAACGACCTCGCCGTGGGCGGTCAGGAGTCCGAACTGGTGCGGGCGGGCGCGCTGGCGGCCAACCCGCGGCTGCACCACGTGGTGGTCACCGGCGGGGAGGACATGCTGCCCTACGCCGACCTGGACGGGCCGCTCACCGACGAACCGGGCTCGTCCCTGGTCGCGGCCGCGCGGCACCGGGCGCGGCTGGCGGCGGGCAGCGCGGACCACTTCACGGGGTACGGGGCGCGGCAGGTCCTCGACGCCCATCCGGCGCGCCTGGCCGACCTGCTGATGGACCGCAAACGGCGCCATCTCGTGCGGCCGGTCGCGGCACTGGCCAAGGCCGACGGGTCGGTGCTGGTCCCCGCGCGCGTGTACGGGGCGGCGCGGCGGCTGGCGCGGACGCCGTACCGGACGGGTCTCGAGGTGCTCGCCGAGCGGCTGCTGCGGCGGCGGTTCGACGCGCTCGGTGACGGGGCGATGGACGCGTCCCTGGCCGCGCTGACCTGGGCCGGGCCCGGGCCGGCGGCGCGGTGGCTGACCGGAGAGGCGCTGGCTGAAGTATCGGTTCGCCTCCAGACCTCGTCGCAGCGGTCGGGCGTGGGGCCGGGGCAGCGGCCGGGTGACTTCCGCGCGCGTACGGCGCTGGCGCGGCAGGCCGCGGACGTGCGGGTGCTGGAGCAGGCGGCCGAGATCCGCTTCCAGCGGCTGCACGCGCCGTTCCTCGACAACCAGGTCGTGCGCGCGTGCCGTGCCCTGCCGGAGGCGCTGCGGGTGCAGCCGGGTGCGCGGGCGTCGATCCTGCGGACGGTGCTGGAGGGGGCGGGGGTGAGCGAGCTGCCGAGCGGGTGGGGGGCGCCCACGCAGGGGCTGGCCGCCTCGGCCGCACGGGCGGGGCTGCGGGTCTCCGCGGACTCCCTGCTCGGCCTCTTCGACACGCCGTTGCTCGCGCAGGCGGGGCTGGTGGAGGCGCGGGTGGTGCGCAAGGCGGTGCGCGCGGTGGCGGCGGGCGAGGCGCTGCCGCTGGACGGCGTGGCCGACCTGGTCTCCCTGGAACTGTGGCTCCGCCGCCTCCTGGCCCGCCGAGGCACCTGCTGGACGGGCACCCCGGCCCGCCAACGCGCGGTACCGGGCGGGATCGCGCCGGAGCGGGGGGCGTTGGGCGGGGCGGGGGCGGTGGTGCGGCGGGGGTGA
- a CDS encoding MFS transporter, producing the protein MSREQRGPNEKLGTVLALAGISNAGLARRVNDLGAQRGLTLRYDKTSVARWVSKGMVPQGAAPHLIAAAIGQKLGRPVPLHEIGLADADPAPEVGLAFPRDVGQAVRSATELYRLDLAGRRAGGGIWQSLAGSFAVNAYATPASRWLITPADSSVARDVGPAEGSGAPLKVGHSDVQKLREAAEDARRWDSKYGGGDWRSSMVPECLRVEAAPLLLGSYSDEVGRALFGASAELTRLAGWMAFDTGQQEAAQRYYIQALRLARAAADVPLGGYVLASMSLQATYRGFGDEGVDLAQAALERNRGLATARTMSFFRLVEARAHARAGDAPAAGAALKAAESWLERARPGDSDPSWLGFYSYDRFAADAAECYRDLKAPRQVRRFTEQALSKPTEEFVRSHGLRLVVSAVAELESGNLDAACEQGVRAVEVAGRISSARTTEYVKDLLHRLEPYGDEPRVVELRERARPLLVTPA; encoded by the coding sequence ATGTCCAGGGAGCAACGCGGGCCGAACGAAAAGCTCGGCACCGTTCTCGCCCTCGCGGGAATCAGCAACGCAGGACTCGCCCGGCGCGTCAACGACCTCGGCGCCCAACGCGGGTTGACACTGCGCTACGACAAGACGTCGGTGGCGCGCTGGGTGTCGAAGGGGATGGTGCCGCAGGGTGCGGCGCCGCACCTCATCGCCGCCGCCATCGGCCAGAAGCTCGGCCGCCCGGTGCCGCTCCACGAGATCGGCCTGGCGGACGCGGATCCCGCCCCCGAAGTGGGCCTCGCCTTCCCACGGGACGTCGGCCAGGCGGTGCGGTCCGCCACCGAGCTGTACCGTCTCGACCTCGCCGGCCGCCGGGCCGGCGGCGGCATCTGGCAGTCGCTGGCCGGTTCGTTCGCGGTGAACGCGTACGCGACGCCCGCCTCCCGGTGGCTGATAACCCCGGCCGACAGCTCGGTGGCGCGCGACGTGGGTCCGGCCGAGGGCTCCGGCGCACCGCTCAAAGTCGGCCACAGCGACGTGCAGAAACTGCGGGAGGCGGCCGAGGACGCCCGCCGCTGGGACTCCAAGTACGGCGGCGGCGACTGGCGTTCGTCGATGGTCCCCGAGTGCTTACGCGTCGAGGCGGCACCCCTGCTGCTCGGCTCCTACTCCGACGAGGTCGGCCGCGCCCTGTTCGGCGCCTCGGCCGAACTGACCCGGCTGGCCGGGTGGATGGCCTTCGACACCGGTCAGCAGGAGGCGGCCCAGCGGTACTACATCCAGGCCCTGCGCCTGGCCCGCGCGGCGGCCGACGTCCCCCTGGGCGGCTACGTCCTCGCCTCGATGTCCCTGCAGGCCACCTACCGCGGCTTCGGCGACGAGGGCGTGGACCTCGCCCAGGCCGCCCTGGAGCGCAACCGGGGCCTGGCCACGGCCCGCACCATGAGCTTCTTCCGCCTGGTGGAGGCCCGGGCCCACGCGCGCGCGGGCGACGCACCGGCGGCCGGCGCCGCGCTGAAGGCCGCCGAGAGCTGGCTGGAGCGCGCCCGCCCCGGCGACAGCGACCCCTCGTGGCTGGGTTTCTACTCCTACGACCGGTTCGCCGCCGACGCGGCCGAGTGCTACCGCGACCTGAAGGCACCACGCCAGGTGCGCCGCTTCACCGAGCAGGCCCTGTCGAAACCGACGGAGGAGTTCGTACGCTCGCACGGCCTCAGGCTCGTCGTCTCGGCGGTGGCCGAGCTGGAGTCGGGCAATCTGGACGCGGCCTGCGAGCAGGGCGTGCGGGCGGTCGAGGTGGCCGGCCGCATCTCCTCGGCCCGCACCACCGAGTACGTGAAGGACCTCCTGCACCGCCTGGAGCCCTACGGCGACGAGCCGCGCGTGGTCGAGCTGCGCGAGCGCGCGCGGCCGCTGCTGGTGACTCCGGCCTGA
- the lhgO gene encoding L-2-hydroxyglutarate oxidase: MERVFDCDVLVIGGGIVGLSTAYAITRAAPGTRVTVLEKEPGPARHQTGRNSGVIHSGVYYRPGSLKARYAVRGAAEMVKFCAEYGIDHAVTGKLIVATDRAELPRLHALVQRGRENGIPVRELGAAQIQEYEPEVRGLAAIHVGTTGVCDYVAVARQLAQASGAELRYGAEVRHIDRRPGLGVAVRTRSGEVLRARVLVNCGGLHCDEIARLTGDDPGMRIVPFRGEYYELARPELVRGLVYPVPDPAFPFLGVHLTRGIDGGVHLGPNAVPALAREGYGWGVVRPRELAATLAWPGSWHIARRHWRYGTGELRRSLSKAAFTTAVRRLLPSVTESDLVAAPAGVRAQAVLADGTLVDDFLIKEGPHAVHVLNAPSPAATAALPIGREVGRRALTLLGGS; the protein is encoded by the coding sequence ATGGAACGAGTGTTCGACTGCGATGTGCTGGTGATCGGCGGCGGCATCGTCGGCCTGTCGACGGCGTACGCGATCACGCGCGCCGCCCCGGGCACCCGGGTCACGGTGCTGGAGAAGGAACCGGGCCCGGCCCGGCACCAGACCGGCCGCAACAGCGGCGTCATCCACAGCGGGGTCTACTACCGCCCGGGCTCGCTCAAGGCGCGCTACGCGGTGCGGGGCGCCGCCGAGATGGTCAAGTTCTGCGCCGAGTACGGCATCGACCACGCCGTCACCGGCAAGCTGATCGTCGCCACCGACCGCGCCGAGCTGCCCCGCCTGCACGCCCTCGTCCAGCGCGGCCGGGAGAACGGCATTCCGGTGCGCGAGCTGGGCGCCGCCCAGATCCAGGAGTACGAGCCCGAGGTCAGGGGCCTCGCCGCCATACACGTCGGCACCACCGGCGTCTGCGACTACGTCGCGGTCGCGCGGCAGCTGGCCCAGGCGTCCGGCGCGGAGCTGCGCTACGGCGCCGAGGTACGGCACATCGACCGCCGCCCCGGTCTCGGCGTCGCCGTCCGCACCCGCTCCGGCGAGGTGCTCCGCGCCCGCGTCCTGGTCAACTGCGGCGGGCTGCACTGCGACGAGATCGCCCGTCTGACCGGCGACGACCCGGGGATGCGCATCGTGCCGTTCCGGGGCGAGTACTACGAGCTGGCGCGTCCCGAGCTGGTGCGGGGACTGGTGTACCCGGTGCCCGACCCGGCGTTCCCGTTCCTCGGGGTCCACCTCACCCGCGGCATCGACGGCGGCGTCCACCTCGGGCCGAACGCGGTGCCGGCGCTGGCCCGCGAGGGCTACGGCTGGGGTGTCGTCCGCCCCCGCGAGCTGGCCGCGACGCTGGCCTGGCCCGGCTCCTGGCACATCGCGCGGCGGCACTGGAGGTACGGCACCGGGGAGCTGCGCCGGTCCCTGTCCAAGGCGGCCTTCACCACCGCCGTACGCAGACTGCTGCCGTCCGTGACGGAGAGCGACCTGGTCGCGGCGCCGGCCGGCGTGCGGGCCCAGGCGGTGCTGGCCGACGGGACGCTGGTGGACGACTTCCTGATCAAGGAGGGCCCCCACGCGGTGCACGTACTGAACGCGCCGTCGCCCGCGGCCACCGCGGCCCTGCCGATCGGCCGGGAGGTGGGCCGCAGGGCACTGACCCTGCTGGGAGGCTCGTGA
- the trmB gene encoding tRNA (guanosine(46)-N7)-methyltransferase TrmB has protein sequence MSDFPSAPDAHQPAATHTGTSLRHTRAKGEPRFPDGPKADPAGSHFERRIRSFQPRRSRVTAGQADALQRLWPLWGLDIDGQRDLDLGELFGDARPVVLEIGFGMGEATAQMAEADPGTNILAVDVHTPGQGNLLGLAERNGLSNIRVANGDAIILLREMLAPGSLAGLRVYFPDPWPKKRHHKRRLIQREFLTLAATRLAPGAFVHCATDWEPYAEQMLDELTAHPDFENTAPDGGFAPRPAHRPLTRFEGQGLDKGHVVNDLLFRRVQLRDPHEEQPPTG, from the coding sequence GTGTCTGATTTCCCCAGCGCCCCCGACGCTCACCAGCCAGCCGCCACCCACACCGGCACCTCCCTGAGGCACACCCGTGCCAAGGGGGAGCCGCGCTTCCCGGACGGGCCGAAGGCCGATCCCGCCGGATCGCACTTCGAGCGGCGGATCCGCAGCTTCCAGCCCCGGCGCAGCCGCGTGACGGCCGGCCAGGCGGACGCGCTGCAAAGGCTGTGGCCCCTGTGGGGTCTGGACATCGACGGGCAGCGCGACCTCGACCTCGGCGAGCTGTTCGGCGACGCGCGCCCGGTCGTCCTGGAGATCGGCTTCGGCATGGGCGAGGCCACCGCGCAGATGGCCGAGGCCGACCCCGGCACCAACATCCTCGCCGTGGACGTCCACACCCCGGGCCAGGGCAACCTCCTCGGTCTCGCCGAGCGGAACGGCCTGTCCAACATCCGGGTGGCCAACGGCGACGCGATCATCCTGCTCCGCGAGATGCTAGCCCCCGGCTCGCTCGCCGGACTGCGCGTCTACTTCCCCGACCCGTGGCCGAAGAAGCGTCACCACAAGCGGCGCCTGATCCAGCGGGAGTTCCTGACCCTGGCCGCGACCCGGCTCGCGCCGGGCGCCTTCGTGCACTGCGCCACCGACTGGGAGCCGTACGCCGAGCAGATGCTCGACGAGCTGACCGCGCACCCCGACTTCGAGAACACCGCCCCGGACGGCGGTTTCGCGCCGCGTCCCGCGCACCGGCCGCTGACCCGGTTCGAGGGCCAGGGACTGGACAAGGGACATGTGGTGAACGACCTGCTCTTCCGCCGCGTACAGCTCCGCGATCCCCACGAAGAGCAGCCCCCCACCGGTTAG
- a CDS encoding PrsW family intramembrane metalloprotease, translating into MASPPCPTRQPTFPRTHPHWWQRSWVRYGALITLLALSGLVILALVREQTGTRGFLVGLGLAVLPVPLLLAAFRWLDRVDPGPWRNLLFCFSWGACAAALIAIVANSFATRWIATATADPASADTLGATVIAPVVEESAKAAAVLLVFLFRRRDFTGIVDGVVIAGVTATGFAFTENILYLGTAFGADQLTGGSGIASVTAATFFVRVVMSPFAHPLFTVLTGIGFGIAALSAGRHRLRRALLPLSGLLLAMGVHALWNGSAAFGEYGFYAVYAAFMVPAFGLLTWLVIWTRQRELGTVRAELPAYVLAGWLTPAEPHALGSMRARRVARQHARRHGGKEAARAVAQYEAYATSLAFLRQRGRRGRAGADYAAREREMLDALWHRRGAARPALDHAARSTAPPVPRPAPPWAYPYATYGPYGGGPPAPYPAQTPYPAQAPYVPYAHPYAPPGPYRP; encoded by the coding sequence GTGGCCAGTCCCCCGTGTCCGACGCGTCAGCCCACGTTCCCGCGTACGCATCCGCACTGGTGGCAGCGGTCCTGGGTGCGATACGGCGCGCTGATCACGCTGCTCGCGCTCTCCGGTCTGGTGATCCTGGCCCTGGTCCGCGAGCAGACCGGCACCCGGGGGTTCCTGGTCGGGCTCGGCCTCGCGGTGCTGCCCGTGCCGCTGCTCCTGGCCGCCTTCCGCTGGCTGGACCGGGTCGACCCCGGCCCCTGGCGCAACCTGCTGTTCTGCTTCTCCTGGGGCGCCTGCGCGGCGGCGCTGATAGCGATCGTCGCCAACAGCTTCGCGACCAGATGGATAGCGACCGCCACCGCGGACCCGGCGAGCGCGGACACCCTGGGCGCCACGGTGATAGCGCCGGTCGTCGAGGAGTCCGCCAAGGCCGCCGCGGTCCTCCTGGTCTTCCTGTTCCGCAGGCGTGACTTCACCGGCATAGTCGACGGAGTGGTGATCGCCGGGGTCACCGCCACCGGCTTCGCCTTCACCGAGAACATCCTGTACCTCGGCACCGCGTTCGGCGCCGACCAGCTCACCGGCGGCAGCGGCATCGCCTCCGTCACCGCGGCGACCTTCTTCGTCCGCGTCGTGATGTCCCCGTTCGCGCACCCGCTCTTCACCGTGCTCACCGGCATCGGCTTCGGCATCGCCGCGCTCTCCGCGGGCCGCCACCGCCTGCGCCGCGCCCTGCTCCCGCTCTCCGGCCTGCTGCTCGCGATGGGCGTGCACGCGCTGTGGAACGGCTCGGCCGCGTTCGGCGAGTACGGCTTCTACGCCGTGTACGCGGCCTTCATGGTGCCGGCCTTCGGCCTGCTGACCTGGCTGGTGATCTGGACCCGGCAGCGCGAACTGGGCACCGTACGGGCCGAGCTGCCCGCGTATGTCCTGGCCGGATGGCTGACGCCCGCGGAGCCGCACGCGCTCGGCTCGATGCGGGCCCGCCGCGTCGCCCGGCAGCACGCCCGGCGGCACGGCGGGAAGGAGGCGGCACGCGCGGTGGCCCAGTACGAGGCGTACGCGACCTCGCTGGCGTTCCTGCGGCAGCGCGGCCGCCGGGGCCGGGCGGGCGCCGACTACGCCGCGCGGGAGCGGGAGATGCTGGACGCCCTGTGGCACCGGCGCGGCGCGGCCCGCCCGGCCCTGGACCACGCGGCCCGCTCGACGGCACCACCCGTACCCCGGCCCGCGCCGCCCTGGGCGTACCCGTACGCCACCTACGGCCCGTACGGCGGCGGCCCTCCGGCGCCGTACCCGGCCCAGACGCCGTACCCCGCTCAGGCGCCGTACGTCCCGTACGCCCACCCGTACGCACCGCCGGGCCCCTACCGCCCGTAG